A window of Rhododendron vialii isolate Sample 1 chromosome 11a, ASM3025357v1 contains these coding sequences:
- the LOC131307164 gene encoding F-box protein At3g07870-like codes for MEVAIMVAVAAQWWWRGGVGSGDNSTYLVPRLSRTTSVMEFRIRLWRLRWRKRKAKGKKQKQSVRTSIQDLPSDISLNILKRLPITSLFSVKSVCKAAYHLASHPELILHHHHLHKNPYGLIIRVLSSYINEPCYTNQLFLVDSRRCLAEINQPWMKEKHNPGPMLSCHGLVCLLYYKKKLSPLRKYRACLFNPLTGEHKFLLDPGLPRVRESSHNGTIVTSDQYFGFGFNAMTREYKLVRIAKLSYEDGRTYLQAEVFTLGKNGGQISEIDTPFVCPYQSSDVVVGGAIHWLCKDENSTGYDRRSRNIILSFDLFEEKFHQIPKPNCEVCEFGKISVLGGCLAITGGFRETCRTHEVHIWVLKEYGVKESWNRDFVIGQGCRRLYPLFLLNNGEIVMSCGPKALCCYEPKGDFFSYSAELDQSIVAICHACSLVSPFGL; via the exons ATGGAGGTGGCCATtatggtggcggtggcggcgcagtggtggtggcgtggtggcgTCGGcagtggt GATAATTCCACATACTTGGTTCCTCGTTTATCGAGAACAACGTCTGTGATGGAATTTCGAATCAGGCTTTGGCGGTTGCGGTGGCGAAAGAGGAAAGCAAaaggcaaaaaacaaaaacaaagtgtGAGGACTTCAATTCAAGATCTTCCGAGTGACATATCTCTCAACATCCTTAAAAGACTACCCATCACATCTCTCTTCTCCGTGAAATCAGTGTGCAAGGCCGCCTACCATTTGGCTAGCCATCCTGAGCTCATTCTTCATCACCATCATCTCCACAAGAACCCTTACGGGCTCATAATTCGAGTTTTGTCCTCTTACATCAACGAACCCTGCTATACCAACCAATTATTTCTCGTCGATAGTCGGAGATGTTTGGCAGAAATCAATCAGCCGTGGATGAAAGAGAAACACAATCCTGGACCAATGCTCTCCTGCCATGGGTTGGTATGTTTACTATATTACAAGAAGAAACTTTCCCCTTTACGTAAATATCGAGCTTGTTTGTTCAACCCGTTAACTGGTGAACATAAGTTTTTACTTGATCCTGGGCTACCAAGAGTACGGGAATCAAGCCATAATGGCACTATTGTTACATCTGACCAATATTTTGGGTTCGGATTCAATGCAATGACTCGCGAATATAAGTTGGTAAGAATCGCAAAACTTTCATATGAGGATGGTCGGACTTATTTACAGGCGGAGGTGTTCACTCTAGGGAAAAATGGTGGTCAAATTTCTGAAATCGACACCCCATTTGTTTGTCCGTATCAATCATCCGATGTTGTGGTGGGTGGTGCAATTCACTGGCTGTGCAAAGATGAAAATTCAACTGGGTATGATCGCAGGTCGAGAAATATCATCCTTTCATTCGATTTGTTTGAAGAGAAATTTCATCAGATCCCAAAACCGAATTGCGAAGTTTGTGAATTTGGCAAGATATCGGTGTTGGGAGGATGCCTTGCCATAACAGGTGGTTTTAGAGAAACGTGTAGGACACATGAGGTTCATATATGGGTGTTGAAGGAATACGGTGTGAAGGAGTCATGGAACAGAGACTTTGTGATCGGGCAAGGTTGTAGAAGGCTTTATCCGTTATTTCTCTTAAATAATGGCGAGATTGTAATGTCTTGCGGGCCGAAAGCTTTATGTTGTTATGAGCCAAAAGGAGATTTCTTCAGCTATTCGGCTGAACTCGACCAGTCAATTGTGGCGATTTGCCATGCCTGTAGTCTTGTTTCACCATTTGGTCTCTAG